One region of Aneurinibacillus sp. REN35 genomic DNA includes:
- a CDS encoding putative polysaccharide biosynthesis protein, which translates to MAKNQGASFLKGAAILGAGALLSKMLGVVYRIPYQNITGDLGYYVYTQVYPLYSALLILATAGFPIAISKFVAEKLAVGDVYGARKIFRVSAGVLTLTGFLFFFLLWFGAPVLAGFMKDERLTMPIRSVSFALLIVPVMAAMRGYFQGHHNMVPTAVSQISEQFVRVATIIFLSYWFMKTTGDVYLAGSGAVFGAVTGACFAFVVMLFFWRRNQKVQQRVWDEASLRQSYKEETISDIARKLFYYAIPICLGSLVLPLMQLTDSFTVVSMLIRGGNDAESAYALKGIFDRGQPLVQFAAFLATSLSLSLVPAIAEARALNQHRLITNRTELALRLTFLFGLPASVGLAIVAGPVNVMLYENANGTVALTVLAFTTIFSTLGITSAGILQGMGEVNLPVRNLLIGVIVKLLLNIVLIPFFGIIGASVATVCAYMISTLLNLYAVKHLTGARFGLGEFFLKPFLAVTMMGLAAFVARAAVERGLADIFSSARLYATGVSLAAVGAGVIMYAIALFLSGTVRRADLESTKAGRRLVPILLKLRLLHE; encoded by the coding sequence ATGGCTAAGAATCAGGGAGCATCCTTTTTAAAAGGGGCTGCAATATTGGGGGCAGGGGCATTGCTCTCCAAAATGCTTGGGGTCGTCTACCGTATTCCGTATCAGAATATTACGGGCGACCTTGGATACTATGTGTATACACAGGTGTATCCGTTGTACAGCGCTCTTCTCATTCTGGCAACAGCCGGATTTCCGATTGCAATATCGAAGTTTGTAGCGGAGAAGCTGGCGGTCGGTGACGTATACGGAGCACGTAAGATTTTTCGCGTATCTGCGGGCGTATTGACGCTGACCGGCTTTCTGTTCTTTTTTCTTCTCTGGTTCGGCGCACCCGTGCTTGCAGGCTTTATGAAGGACGAGAGACTGACCATGCCGATTCGCAGCGTATCTTTTGCTCTGTTGATCGTCCCGGTCATGGCGGCTATGCGGGGCTACTTTCAAGGACACCATAATATGGTTCCGACGGCTGTATCACAGATCAGTGAACAATTTGTTCGTGTTGCCACGATTATCTTTCTCTCTTATTGGTTCATGAAAACGACAGGCGATGTCTACCTTGCCGGGTCGGGCGCGGTATTCGGTGCTGTTACAGGTGCTTGCTTCGCGTTTGTGGTCATGCTTTTTTTCTGGCGGCGAAATCAGAAAGTACAGCAGCGGGTATGGGATGAGGCAAGCTTGCGGCAATCATATAAAGAAGAGACCATATCAGACATTGCCCGGAAACTTTTCTATTACGCGATTCCGATCTGTCTTGGATCGCTTGTGCTGCCGCTTATGCAGCTAACAGACTCATTCACAGTTGTGAGTATGCTCATACGAGGGGGCAATGATGCCGAGTCGGCTTATGCATTGAAAGGGATTTTTGATCGTGGTCAGCCCTTAGTGCAATTCGCGGCTTTCCTTGCGACATCCCTGTCCTTATCGCTTGTCCCGGCTATTGCCGAGGCTAGGGCCTTGAATCAGCATCGGCTTATCACCAATCGAACAGAGCTTGCTCTGCGTTTAACCTTTTTGTTTGGACTGCCTGCGTCGGTCGGACTGGCTATTGTGGCAGGTCCTGTAAATGTTATGCTCTATGAAAACGCCAATGGTACAGTAGCGCTAACAGTCCTTGCATTCACTACCATCTTTTCGACGCTCGGAATTACTTCTGCGGGAATCCTACAGGGGATGGGAGAAGTTAATCTTCCGGTACGAAACCTGCTCATAGGTGTTATCGTAAAGCTTCTATTAAATATAGTGCTCATTCCGTTCTTTGGAATTATTGGGGCCTCGGTAGCAACCGTGTGTGCTTATATGATCTCTACACTGCTTAACTTGTATGCGGTTAAGCATCTAACAGGTGCTAGGTTTGGTCTAGGGGAATTCTTCCTCAAGCCATTTCTGGCGGTAACGATGATGGGGCTTGCGGCATTTGTTGCAAGAGCGGCCGTAGAACGCGGCTTGGCGGATATCTTCTCCTCTGCCCGCTTATATGCTACCGGAGTAAGCTTGGCTGCTGTTGGAGCTGGGGTTATCATGTATGCGATTGCTCTTTTCCTATCCGGAACGGTGCGCCGCGCTGATTTGGAGAGTACAAAAGCGGGGCGTAGGCTTGTACCCATCCTGCTAAAGCTTCGGCTTTTGCATGAGTAA
- the yabN gene encoding bifunctional methyltransferase/pyrophosphohydrolase YabN, whose product MMKRIIVIGLGAGSLDGLPLGIYRTLKETKQLYVRTEKHPAILELSAEGVEYESFDSVYEAHDQFPGVYEEISERLLALAVEKGEIVYAVPGHPLVAERTVQLLLEKAEERGVQIDVQGGQSFLDPVFASLKVDPVEGFALLDGTALYAHQVQPNLHMLICQVYDAFIASEVKLTLMDVYPDEYPVTVVTAAGIAGQEKMEVVPLYELDRLAEYGNLTTVYVPPTQEDEALSRQFWRLRDIVAILRSPDGCPWDREQTHQSIRKNLIEETYEVLETIDDEDPDAMCEEMGDLLLQIMLHSQMAEEDGYFTVQDVIAGLNEKLIRRHPHVFGTSDAQDADEALQNWEAIKKKEKQGKGKEEASRLDSVPRDLPAMLKAYKYQKKAAGVGFDWDKLSEVFDKVKEEWEELQEAKTDEHRLEELGDLLFVIVNVARFMKIDPEEALALANKKFYYRFSYIEKKVQEAGKTFENTSLEEMENWWQEAKRKKKEEEGV is encoded by the coding sequence ATGATGAAAAGAATCATCGTAATCGGACTTGGAGCGGGAAGCCTGGATGGACTACCGCTTGGCATATATCGCACATTGAAAGAGACGAAGCAGCTATACGTACGTACGGAGAAACACCCGGCTATTTTAGAACTATCCGCTGAAGGTGTAGAGTATGAGAGCTTTGATTCTGTATATGAGGCACATGATCAGTTTCCGGGGGTCTATGAGGAAATCAGTGAACGCCTTCTTGCGCTAGCAGTAGAAAAGGGAGAAATCGTCTATGCTGTACCCGGCCATCCGCTGGTAGCAGAGCGTACGGTTCAACTGCTGCTTGAGAAAGCGGAGGAGCGCGGTGTACAGATCGATGTGCAGGGAGGGCAAAGCTTTCTTGACCCGGTATTTGCTTCATTGAAGGTTGATCCGGTTGAAGGCTTCGCATTGCTTGACGGTACCGCTTTATATGCGCATCAGGTTCAGCCTAATCTTCACATGCTAATCTGCCAGGTCTACGACGCTTTTATTGCCTCAGAAGTCAAGCTGACACTTATGGACGTATATCCGGATGAATATCCGGTTACTGTGGTCACGGCTGCAGGAATTGCCGGGCAGGAGAAGATGGAGGTAGTACCGCTGTATGAATTGGACAGGCTTGCCGAATACGGGAACCTGACGACGGTATATGTTCCGCCTACCCAAGAGGATGAAGCGTTGAGCCGGCAATTCTGGCGGCTGCGAGACATCGTTGCTATTCTGCGCAGTCCTGATGGCTGCCCGTGGGATCGGGAGCAGACGCATCAGTCCATCCGAAAAAATCTCATTGAGGAGACGTACGAGGTACTAGAGACGATTGATGATGAGGACCCGGATGCGATGTGTGAGGAGATGGGAGATCTGCTTCTCCAGATTATGCTTCATTCACAGATGGCGGAAGAGGATGGTTATTTTACGGTTCAAGATGTCATTGCCGGGCTGAATGAGAAGCTGATCCGCCGTCATCCGCATGTGTTCGGTACGTCAGACGCCCAAGATGCGGATGAAGCCCTTCAGAACTGGGAGGCTATTAAGAAGAAGGAAAAACAGGGTAAAGGAAAAGAAGAGGCATCTCGTTTAGACAGTGTGCCGCGTGACTTGCCCGCTATGTTAAAGGCATACAAATACCAGAAGAAAGCGGCAGGTGTCGGCTTTGACTGGGACAAGCTCTCCGAGGTGTTCGACAAAGTGAAGGAAGAGTGGGAAGAGCTGCAAGAGGCGAAGACGGATGAACATCGTCTTGAAGAGCTGGGCGATTTGTTGTTTGTCATCGTAAATGTAGCACGCTTTATGAAGATTGACCCGGAAGAGGCGCTTGCTCTTGCAAATAAGAAATTCTATTATCGCTTCTCTTATATCGAGAAGAAGGTGCAGGAAGCGGGCAAGACATTTGAGAATACGTCGCTTGAAGAGATGGAGAATTGGTGGCAGGAAGCCAAGCGGAAAAAGAAAGAGGAAGAAGGGGTATAA
- a CDS encoding RNA-binding S4 domain-containing protein: MRLDKFLKVSRLVKRRTLAKEVCDQGRVLINGQVAKSSANVKVGDELTVRYGNKLVTVQVEKLLDTTKKDEAATLYTMINEEYLPRDDREEPGASIW; the protein is encoded by the coding sequence GTGCGTCTTGATAAATTTTTGAAGGTTTCCCGATTGGTAAAACGCCGTACATTGGCGAAGGAAGTGTGCGATCAGGGACGTGTACTTATTAACGGCCAGGTAGCCAAGTCCAGTGCTAATGTAAAAGTAGGTGACGAGCTTACGGTTCGCTATGGGAATAAGCTTGTAACGGTACAGGTGGAGAAGCTGCTTGATACGACCAAAAAGGACGAAGCAGCGACGCTTTACACCATGATTAATGAAGAATACCTTCCCCGTGATGACCGGGAAGAGCCTGGGGCTTCTATCTGGTAA
- the yabP gene encoding sporulation protein YabP, whose amino-acid sequence MMETNPKKSIRHDVVMINRKKLDITGVLKVESFDHEEFLLHTEAGFLTIKGKNLHMKNLSLETGQVSIEGVVFAMEYIDESYQGEKAKGIFGRIFK is encoded by the coding sequence ATGATGGAAACGAACCCGAAGAAGAGCATTCGCCATGATGTCGTCATGATTAACCGGAAAAAACTTGATATAACAGGCGTGCTTAAAGTCGAGAGCTTCGATCATGAAGAGTTCCTGCTTCACACGGAGGCTGGCTTTCTTACGATAAAGGGTAAGAACCTGCATATGAAAAACTTAAGTCTAGAGACAGGACAGGTATCCATCGAGGGCGTGGTGTTCGCGATGGAGTACATCGACGAATCCTACCAGGGGGAAAAAGCCAAAGGAATCTTTGGCAGGATCTTTAAGTGA
- the yabQ gene encoding spore cortex biosynthesis protein YabQ: MTLSGQAVTMLSMLLCGLAMGMLYDTYRTVERRCRLPIWLVWITDLFFWISCTFLVFGTLLRINEGVVRIYIFLGLGIGIILYFLLFQRLYLRILNKLIAFVLWLYRVMLRIGYLFLIVPLLFLYRSLIAVAMFFLSVLLTIGKWIAWPFLSVGRKLWSWIWGKYLQKPMGRIKVILRKRWQALTGWIKGKKM; the protein is encoded by the coding sequence GTGACACTTAGCGGGCAAGCAGTTACCATGCTGTCGATGCTTTTGTGCGGATTAGCGATGGGGATGCTGTATGATACGTATCGTACGGTAGAACGCAGATGCCGCCTCCCTATCTGGCTCGTATGGATCACGGACCTTTTTTTCTGGATAAGCTGTACGTTTCTCGTATTCGGTACGCTTCTGAGAATCAATGAAGGTGTGGTTCGAATTTACATCTTTCTTGGGCTTGGGATCGGTATCATTCTTTATTTTTTATTGTTTCAGCGTTTGTATCTTCGAATTTTGAACAAGCTTATTGCATTTGTTCTGTGGCTGTACCGGGTAATGCTTCGGATCGGCTATTTGTTTCTTATCGTTCCGCTCCTGTTTCTGTATCGTTCGCTCATTGCAGTTGCAATGTTTTTTCTCTCTGTTCTGCTTACTATTGGCAAGTGGATAGCGTGGCCGTTTCTTTCAGTCGGGAGAAAGCTGTGGTCATGGATATGGGGAAAATACTTGCAAAAACCGATGGGACGAATAAAAGTAATTTTGAGAAAAAGGTGGCAAGCCTTGACGGGTTGGATAAAAGGTAAGAAAATGTAA
- a CDS encoding FtsB family cell division protein, producing MQQQPQSKPPKQGLKRRMRLLQIIVVLFLSWAGYTYYSQSQQLADKQRELADLQRQATKVQEEKKQLELQTKRMNDKEYIGELARKNFFLSKEGEVIFLTPDEQKKKQ from the coding sequence ATGCAGCAGCAACCGCAATCCAAGCCACCAAAGCAAGGTTTAAAGCGCAGAATGCGCCTTTTGCAGATTATTGTCGTTTTGTTTTTGTCATGGGCAGGCTACACGTATTACTCGCAAAGCCAACAATTAGCTGACAAACAGCGTGAGCTTGCGGATTTGCAGCGCCAGGCCACCAAAGTGCAGGAAGAGAAGAAACAACTCGAATTACAGACAAAAAGAATGAATGATAAAGAATACATCGGAGAGTTAGCACGTAAAAACTTTTTCCTCTCGAAAGAGGGAGAGGTCATTTTTCTAACGCCGGATGAACAGAAAAAAAAGCAATAG
- the spoIIE gene encoding stage II sporulation protein E — protein sequence MIRNESVTTAGKITGRMTTALEGANTRSGNWLYAVSHQWSALHLVMGFLLGRAVILQEMSPFAVPFFAVMYFLKKNRLLLIMFSIIAGSAMQSMEIASANFLGMAMVLVLLSGMERHRKIELNYAPLLSSLAVLLSCVTVDYIMNKLSWYSFFMDGVAALLSLILTLIFVQAIPILTSKRSHQHLRTEEIICLIILLGSIMTGTVGWIVQDVSVDNTLSRYLVLLFAAVGGGTVGAAVGVVTGLVLSLANIDAIHQISLLAFSGLLAGLLKEGKKWTVALGLLIGSSILTVYVGEQREILQSTLETFAAVLLFLFTPRFVMNEIAKFIPGTEENASSQQQYLRKVRDVTVGKMDQFAHLFTKLSETFAVPYMAEPPSEETSKDYFLGEVMKNTCQRCWKKDQCWNREFDDTYEALTEMMRIMKRDGEVNLNEMPKDWLRKCVKQDRMLTYMEQEYVRWQTQLHLKQQIAESRRLVAEQLAGVSRVMQNFAREVQKEGIHLHVQEQQIFGALEGVGLSIRNVDIMNLEEGKVDIEITQPSCHGRDECSKIIAPLLTDILGEKITVKNKNCQALEDGTCRMCLGSAQTFEIETGVAGAAKGGQLLSGDCFKIMEFGSGKMALAMSDGMGNGERAYMESSSTLELLQQLLESGMEETLSIKSVNTVLSLRSPDEVFATVDLALIDQHNGQAKFIKTGSTPSFIKRGREVIPISANNLPIGIIDDIDVDIVSYQLKPGDLLIMMTDGIYEAPRVENKNLWMKRKISELKTNEPQEVADCLLELIIRQHYGEIPDDMTVMVARIEHYMLPWATIPVPNAPKIERPRYVS from the coding sequence ATGATTCGAAATGAATCCGTTACAACAGCAGGGAAGATAACAGGAAGAATGACGACTGCTTTAGAGGGGGCTAATACGAGAAGCGGTAACTGGCTCTATGCTGTATCACACCAGTGGAGTGCGCTTCATCTGGTGATGGGTTTTTTGCTGGGACGGGCAGTGATCTTACAGGAGATGTCTCCGTTTGCGGTCCCTTTTTTCGCGGTGATGTATTTCCTAAAGAAAAATCGGCTGCTTCTGATCATGTTTTCAATTATCGCCGGAAGCGCGATGCAGTCGATGGAGATCGCTTCGGCAAATTTTCTCGGAATGGCAATGGTGCTGGTTTTGCTAAGCGGCATGGAGCGGCACAGGAAGATCGAGCTCAATTACGCCCCGTTGCTTTCATCTCTCGCGGTCCTCCTCAGCTGTGTGACGGTAGATTACATTATGAACAAGCTAAGTTGGTATTCATTCTTCATGGACGGAGTTGCGGCGCTGCTTAGTTTGATTCTTACGCTTATTTTTGTTCAGGCGATTCCAATCCTTACATCCAAGCGTAGCCACCAGCATCTGCGAACGGAAGAAATTATCTGCTTAATTATTCTGCTAGGATCCATTATGACGGGAACGGTCGGATGGATTGTACAGGATGTATCGGTCGATAATACACTCTCACGTTATTTGGTTCTGCTTTTTGCGGCCGTAGGTGGGGGGACGGTTGGTGCTGCTGTGGGAGTTGTAACCGGACTTGTATTGAGTCTGGCTAACATAGATGCCATTCATCAGATTAGTCTCTTGGCGTTCTCCGGATTGCTGGCCGGTCTGCTTAAGGAGGGGAAGAAATGGACAGTGGCCTTAGGTCTTCTTATTGGCTCCTCCATTCTTACCGTCTATGTAGGCGAACAGAGAGAGATACTGCAATCGACGCTTGAGACATTCGCGGCTGTGCTGCTTTTCTTATTCACCCCGAGATTTGTGATGAATGAAATCGCAAAATTTATCCCGGGAACAGAAGAGAACGCAAGCTCGCAACAACAATATTTACGAAAGGTGCGTGATGTGACAGTCGGAAAGATGGATCAGTTCGCCCATCTCTTCACGAAGCTCTCCGAAACATTTGCTGTGCCTTATATGGCGGAGCCGCCGAGCGAAGAGACGAGTAAAGATTATTTTCTAGGTGAGGTGATGAAGAATACATGCCAGCGGTGCTGGAAGAAGGATCAGTGCTGGAACCGAGAGTTTGATGATACGTACGAAGCGCTTACTGAGATGATGCGCATTATGAAAAGGGACGGTGAAGTTAACCTTAACGAGATGCCGAAGGATTGGCTGCGCAAATGTGTAAAGCAAGATCGGATGCTGACCTACATGGAGCAGGAATATGTACGCTGGCAGACCCAACTGCATCTTAAACAGCAGATTGCTGAAAGTCGACGGCTCGTAGCCGAGCAGTTAGCGGGTGTCTCGCGTGTCATGCAGAACTTCGCCCGTGAAGTACAGAAGGAAGGCATTCATCTGCATGTGCAGGAACAGCAAATTTTTGGGGCATTGGAAGGAGTGGGGCTATCGATACGTAACGTGGATATCATGAATCTAGAAGAAGGGAAGGTGGACATTGAAATTACCCAGCCGTCCTGTCACGGCAGAGATGAATGTTCGAAAATTATCGCTCCGCTGCTCACGGATATTCTGGGTGAGAAAATTACCGTCAAAAACAAAAACTGCCAGGCACTTGAAGACGGAACGTGCCGCATGTGCCTTGGTTCAGCCCAAACATTTGAGATTGAAACAGGCGTAGCCGGCGCCGCTAAAGGAGGACAGCTTCTATCCGGTGACTGCTTTAAAATTATGGAATTCGGAAGCGGAAAGATGGCGCTCGCTATGAGCGATGGGATGGGCAACGGAGAGAGAGCATACATGGAAAGCTCTTCAACGCTTGAGCTTTTGCAGCAATTGCTCGAATCGGGTATGGAGGAGACGCTGAGCATTAAATCAGTCAACACAGTGCTCTCTCTCCGTTCGCCGGATGAAGTATTCGCTACGGTTGATCTGGCTTTGATCGACCAGCATAATGGTCAGGCGAAGTTTATCAAGACCGGTTCTACGCCAAGCTTTATTAAGCGGGGCAGGGAAGTCATCCCGATCTCGGCGAATAACTTGCCGATCGGTATTATTGACGATATTGATGTTGATATTGTGAGCTACCAGCTCAAGCCAGGTGATTTGTTAATTATGATGACAGACGGCATCTATGAGGCGCCGCGCGTAGAGAACAAAAACTTATGGATGAAACGAAAAATCTCCGAGTTAAAAACAAATGAACCCCAGGAGGTGGCTGATTGTCTGTTAGAGCTCATTATTCGTCAGCATTACGGTGAGATTCCTGATGATATGACGGTCATGGTGGCGCGTATTGAACATTACATGCTGCCGTGGGCGACAATTCCGGTACCGAATGCTCCGAAAATTGAGCGGCCCCGTTATGTAAGCTAA
- the tilS gene encoding tRNA lysidine(34) synthetase TilS, with the protein MLEQMKKTIQAYGLLKTGDSVVAAVSGGPDSVALVHALASLREEYEWTLAAAHLDHQFRGEESKEDSRYVQRLCAEMNIPCFVESIDVPRFITETGLNLQEAARQVRYRFLMQVAKDMGGAKIATAHHADDQLETMLMRLVRGTSVEGLSGIPLRRHENNIDIVRPLLEVSRDQIERYCKEHGMIPRQDQSNFSDKYLRNRIRLHWIPLMRQENPQISDTTAQLASLLREENDYLRQESEANLSSIVEDWSANTIIIRQNDFLAHHLALQRRMIKLILSYLLKSDIKETGYVHIENIREIIEGTNPAACIHLPGQLQVRREYQRVIFSSISDTTSIPPYIYSLDIPGQTYIPEIDRTIHCYYGSRDEKQHLTKGVFAVFDPAIVKGKLYVRQRRAGDRIQPLGMLGTKKVKDVLIDKKIPRDKRDRIPLLTDDEHILWIPGVKRSSWYVPHMEADVVLYVVLDSSLF; encoded by the coding sequence TTGCTTGAGCAAATGAAGAAAACGATACAGGCTTACGGCTTATTAAAGACAGGCGACTCGGTAGTGGCAGCTGTATCAGGTGGTCCCGATTCGGTGGCATTAGTACATGCGCTCGCTTCTCTGCGAGAAGAATATGAATGGACACTTGCCGCAGCACACCTTGATCATCAATTTCGGGGTGAAGAGTCAAAAGAAGACAGCCGCTATGTTCAGCGCCTGTGTGCGGAGATGAATATTCCGTGTTTTGTGGAGTCTATTGATGTTCCGCGTTTTATTACAGAGACAGGACTGAATCTTCAAGAAGCTGCGCGGCAGGTTCGCTACCGTTTTCTTATGCAGGTAGCAAAAGACATGGGAGGCGCTAAGATCGCGACGGCTCATCATGCAGACGACCAGTTGGAGACGATGTTAATGCGTCTTGTGCGAGGCACAAGTGTGGAAGGGTTGTCAGGCATTCCGCTGCGTCGACACGAGAATAACATCGATATCGTTCGTCCGCTGCTTGAAGTCTCACGCGATCAAATTGAGCGTTATTGCAAGGAACACGGAATGATTCCGCGTCAGGATCAAAGCAATTTCAGCGACAAGTATTTGCGCAATCGGATTCGTCTACATTGGATCCCGCTTATGCGGCAAGAAAATCCGCAGATATCCGATACTACAGCACAGCTTGCAAGCCTGCTTAGGGAGGAGAATGACTATCTGCGGCAGGAGAGTGAAGCCAATCTTTCGTCTATTGTAGAAGATTGGAGCGCCAATACAATAATCATAAGACAAAATGACTTTCTGGCGCATCACCTTGCTTTACAAAGGAGGATGATTAAACTAATATTAAGTTATCTGCTGAAAAGCGACATAAAAGAAACAGGGTATGTGCATATTGAAAACATACGCGAAATCATCGAAGGTACAAACCCGGCAGCCTGTATCCATTTACCTGGACAATTGCAGGTGCGCAGAGAGTATCAACGAGTGATTTTCTCATCTATTTCAGACACAACTTCAATACCCCCCTACATATATTCTTTGGATATTCCCGGGCAGACGTACATTCCGGAAATTGATCGGACGATCCATTGCTATTATGGGAGCAGGGATGAGAAACAGCACCTGACAAAAGGTGTGTTCGCCGTGTTTGATCCGGCAATCGTTAAGGGTAAACTATACGTAAGGCAACGGCGTGCTGGAGATCGAATACAGCCTCTAGGCATGCTCGGAACCAAGAAGGTAAAGGATGTCCTTATCGATAAGAAGATTCCCCGCGACAAGCGAGATCGAATTCCTCTTCTGACCGATGATGAACACATTCTCTGGATCCCTGGCGTGAAGCGTTCGAGTTGGTATGTGCCGCACATGGAAGCGGATGTCGTATTGTATGTAGTGCTTGATTCGTCGCTTTTTTGA
- the hpt gene encoding hypoxanthine phosphoribosyltransferase: MEKDIQEVLVTEEEIAEKVRELGRTLSGEYADKNPLVICVLRGGAPFMTDLVRRMDIPLEMDFMAVSSYGASTQSSGVVRIMKDLDTSVENRHIIIVEDIIDSGLTLSYLIDVIERRNAASVKVVTLLDKPARRTVDLKPDYCGFQIPDAFVVGYGLDYAEKYRNLPYIGILKPEVYS, from the coding sequence ATGGAAAAAGACATTCAGGAAGTGCTTGTGACAGAAGAAGAAATTGCGGAAAAAGTTCGCGAGTTGGGGCGTACTCTCTCTGGAGAATATGCGGATAAAAACCCACTCGTTATTTGTGTTTTACGGGGAGGCGCTCCGTTTATGACAGACTTGGTGCGCCGCATGGATATTCCGCTTGAGATGGACTTTATGGCCGTATCAAGCTATGGAGCTTCCACCCAATCCTCAGGGGTTGTACGAATTATGAAGGACCTGGATACTTCTGTGGAAAACCGTCACATTATTATTGTCGAAGATATTATCGACAGCGGACTGACACTTAGCTATTTGATTGATGTTATTGAACGACGCAATGCCGCTTCTGTTAAGGTGGTGACGTTACTTGACAAGCCGGCACGCCGCACCGTCGACTTGAAGCCGGATTATTGCGGATTTCAGATTCCGGACGCATTTGTTGTCGGCTATGGACTCGATTACGCAGAGAAGTACCGTAATCTCCCTTATATCGGAATCCTGAAGCCTGAAGTATATAGCTAA